One genomic window of Sphingobacterium oryzagri includes the following:
- a CDS encoding alpha/beta fold hydrolase, which produces MDKAIVSENQPTVYFFSGLGADERAFQRLDLGNAAIRYIQWLVPEKAESFAQYAARLLPQITSPEPILVGLSFGGIMALEVAKQLSVQKVILLGSVKNKHEIPPYYRFSARIGLNRFIPVTWLKKTNKLTYWLFGASSLADQRLLQQILHDTDPRFLTWAMHRLALWQNEVIPTEIIHIHGTADHVLPYRFIKNAIPIDQAGHFMTLNRAEEISQLLRRLLH; this is translated from the coding sequence ATGGATAAAGCAATTGTTTCAGAAAACCAACCGACCGTTTACTTCTTTAGCGGACTTGGCGCTGATGAGCGCGCTTTTCAACGTCTGGATTTGGGTAATGCTGCTATACGCTATATTCAGTGGCTCGTGCCTGAGAAAGCAGAATCTTTTGCGCAATATGCAGCTCGGTTGCTGCCGCAAATCACCAGCCCCGAACCTATTTTAGTCGGTTTATCTTTTGGAGGGATAATGGCTTTAGAAGTCGCTAAGCAACTTTCCGTCCAGAAAGTGATCTTGTTGGGATCGGTTAAAAACAAACATGAAATCCCGCCCTATTATCGCTTTTCAGCACGTATCGGGCTGAACAGATTTATTCCAGTAACCTGGTTGAAAAAGACAAATAAACTTACGTACTGGTTATTCGGCGCGTCGTCTTTAGCAGATCAGCGCTTATTGCAGCAAATATTGCACGATACTGATCCAAGATTTCTTACTTGGGCAATGCATCGCCTTGCACTTTGGCAAAACGAAGTCATTCCGACCGAAATTATCCATATACATGGCACCGCCGACCATGTATTGCCGTATCGATTTATCAAAAACGCGATTCCTATTGACCAAGCCGGGCATTTCATGACGTTAAATCGAGCAGAAGAAATTAGCCAACTTTTGCGACGGCTGCTTCACTAA
- a CDS encoding clostripain-related cysteine peptidase, with amino-acid sequence MQKNNKYHRRKNFLPALYGVLYAALSILLLGACAKEDMLEVQKARTVMVYIAANNNLVSEAYDNINMMEEAFLGEEGNLVVYARLANTEPALYEISHDTSPFIRSKKIKSYPEHDSTDPRVMQLVFNDMQSRYPAASYGAILWSHATSWLPPGYSSLRLRSFGDDAGRSMDIRDLKTALPSNLDFLIFDACSMASVEVLFELKDKAAWILASPTEVVASGMPYDRLTRDLFRTNIAEGLRSAATHFYTYYNGQTGLNQSATIALIETQYLTELAQRTLDLLQQRRPHYPDFRIGQLQRLDFLPGSPTTSFDFMDFLTQNFENDALLQPIHATMEKLVRYRAHTPFFNGQPIHTFSGISCYVPGLLADEAAVETYYKSLSWYRAAGLSQLF; translated from the coding sequence ATGCAAAAAAATAATAAATACCACAGAAGAAAAAATTTCCTACCTGCTTTATATGGGGTTTTGTACGCTGCGCTGAGCATATTGTTGCTTGGCGCTTGTGCAAAAGAAGACATGCTCGAAGTGCAAAAAGCAAGAACGGTTATGGTTTACATCGCTGCCAATAACAATCTGGTTTCCGAAGCGTACGACAACATCAATATGATGGAAGAGGCCTTCTTGGGTGAAGAGGGAAATCTCGTTGTGTACGCCCGACTGGCCAACACGGAGCCCGCTTTGTACGAGATATCGCACGATACCAGTCCGTTTATTCGAAGCAAAAAAATAAAATCTTACCCGGAGCACGATTCTACCGATCCGCGCGTGATGCAGCTCGTTTTTAACGACATGCAAAGTCGTTATCCTGCAGCCTCCTACGGCGCTATATTGTGGTCGCATGCTACATCGTGGTTGCCGCCCGGATATTCGTCGTTGCGCTTGCGGTCGTTTGGCGATGATGCTGGTCGTTCAATGGATATCCGGGATCTAAAAACGGCGTTGCCGTCCAACCTGGATTTTCTAATTTTTGACGCCTGTTCTATGGCGAGTGTCGAAGTGCTCTTTGAGTTAAAGGACAAAGCTGCCTGGATTTTAGCTTCGCCAACAGAAGTGGTCGCTAGCGGAATGCCTTACGATCGTTTGACCCGCGATTTGTTTCGTACGAATATAGCGGAAGGCTTGCGCAGTGCGGCAACACACTTTTATACGTATTATAACGGGCAAACAGGTCTGAACCAGTCTGCGACGATTGCGCTTATTGAAACGCAATATCTAACAGAATTAGCACAGCGTACCCTCGATTTGTTGCAGCAACGGCGACCGCATTATCCTGATTTTCGGATAGGACAGCTGCAGCGATTAGATTTTCTTCCTGGTTCGCCAACAACCAGCTTTGATTTTATGGATTTTCTAACGCAAAATTTTGAAAACGACGCGTTGTTGCAACCTATCCATGCTACGATGGAAAAGTTAGTGCGATATCGAGCGCATACGCCTTTTTTTAATGGACAGCCAATACATACGTTCTCCGGCATCTCTTGCTATGTGCCGGGACTGCTGGCTGACGAAGCTGCTGTTGAAACCTATTACAAAAGTTTGTCATGGTACAGGGCGGCAGGACTGTCGCAGCTTTTTTAA
- a CDS encoding endonuclease/exonuclease/phosphatase family protein: protein MRKCGLYRVWFAVLFFCSVGADQGLIFAQQGQYQVYAVAFYNLENLFDTQDDPHNTGDDEYTPKGTLRWTDEKYEKKLTNMSYAISQIAREHSPVGPAVLGVAEIENRQVLEDLVARPSMADMHYQIVHYESPDRRGIDVALLYNPALFQVRSSKVYPYIDPESPGYTTRDQLLVSGMMAGEKMHIIVAHWPSRYGGSKSSPRREFAASISRHIMDSLYQDDPKAKIILMGDLNDDPNDKSVREVLGAKKKKADVQATGLYNPMWPLFDKGIGSLAYQGRWNLFDQIIISSGLLQEDRSTLTFWKAEVFNRPFLVDQEGRLGRLNRSNKGYPLRTFIENTFINGYSDHFPTLIYLVKKI from the coding sequence ATGAGAAAATGTGGATTATATCGTGTGTGGTTTGCTGTTTTGTTTTTCTGTTCTGTCGGTGCAGATCAGGGGCTTATTTTTGCACAGCAAGGGCAATATCAGGTGTATGCGGTCGCTTTTTATAACCTCGAAAACTTATTTGATACGCAGGACGACCCGCATAACACGGGCGATGATGAGTACACGCCAAAAGGGACGTTGCGATGGACGGATGAAAAGTATGAAAAGAAGTTAACGAACATGTCATATGCCATCAGTCAGATCGCGCGGGAGCATAGTCCGGTTGGGCCGGCGGTGCTCGGCGTCGCCGAAATTGAAAATCGCCAAGTGTTGGAAGATCTGGTTGCACGACCGAGTATGGCGGATATGCACTATCAGATTGTGCATTACGAATCGCCAGACCGACGGGGGATTGATGTTGCACTACTGTACAATCCGGCTTTATTCCAAGTACGTTCGTCAAAGGTTTATCCTTACATCGATCCGGAAAGTCCAGGCTACACCACGCGCGATCAATTGCTGGTTTCGGGAATGATGGCAGGCGAGAAAATGCACATTATTGTCGCGCATTGGCCTTCGCGATACGGGGGAAGCAAATCGTCGCCCCGGCGCGAATTTGCAGCCTCGATTTCTCGCCATATCATGGATTCGCTTTACCAGGACGATCCAAAAGCCAAGATCATACTGATGGGCGATTTAAACGACGATCCGAACGATAAAAGTGTGCGCGAGGTGCTTGGCGCCAAGAAAAAAAAGGCCGACGTGCAAGCAACAGGTTTATACAATCCGATGTGGCCTTTATTTGATAAGGGGATAGGCTCATTGGCTTACCAGGGGCGTTGGAATCTCTTCGATCAGATTATCATATCGTCGGGTCTATTACAAGAAGATCGCTCGACGTTGACGTTTTGGAAAGCAGAAGTGTTTAACAGGCCTTTTTTGGTAGATCAGGAAGGGCGGCTGGGTCGTCTGAATCGGAGTAATAAAGGATATCCGCTACGAACGTTTATCGAGAATACGTTTATTAACGGCTACAGTGACCATTTCCCGACACTGATCTACCTCGTCAAAAAAATATAA
- a CDS encoding DUF5689 domain-containing protein, producing MNTINKWIICSLVLLTTLVGCEREFMPPPLVMPEYSWPPSNTTIAEVKARYAHVNTAPIRIEEPLILRTVVTSSDAGGNIYQQIYLEDASGGINFGVAQFSIFNTYAVGQEVFVNLEGLYMVRYGGELQIGYAETNANRISWENFQQHAHMNGWPDGSRAIPQRVDLRNLTDDMVGRLVQVDSVYFVNGGERAFVTNNAATNEPIRNANGNSLDVRTSQYSTFSADRLPIGYGTVIGMLGRFNGSWQLMMRTLADVRNFDGRQPDTGTPVDPTTAVIFEETFGTGEYPSATGRRLTLSPISICVLPWFTQMPLVSPISAAWQAYKAARTCGFRPIAARACGYRASIRQIARIWY from the coding sequence ATGAATACGATAAATAAATGGATAATATGCAGTTTGGTTCTATTGACGACATTGGTAGGTTGCGAGCGTGAATTTATGCCGCCGCCTTTGGTGATGCCGGAATATAGTTGGCCCCCAAGTAATACCACCATAGCGGAAGTCAAAGCACGGTATGCACATGTCAATACAGCGCCTATTCGCATCGAAGAGCCGCTGATCTTGCGCACCGTGGTAACGAGCAGTGATGCCGGAGGTAATATCTATCAACAAATTTACTTGGAAGATGCAAGTGGTGGGATAAATTTTGGCGTGGCTCAGTTTAGTATTTTTAATACCTATGCAGTCGGTCAAGAGGTTTTTGTTAATCTGGAAGGTCTTTATATGGTACGCTACGGCGGCGAACTGCAAATTGGTTATGCAGAAACCAATGCAAACCGAATTTCATGGGAGAATTTTCAACAACATGCACATATGAACGGCTGGCCAGACGGTTCGCGTGCCATACCGCAGCGCGTAGACTTGCGCAACCTGACCGATGATATGGTTGGCCGATTGGTACAGGTAGATAGCGTTTATTTTGTGAACGGTGGCGAGCGCGCATTTGTAACAAACAATGCGGCAACGAATGAGCCTATCCGAAATGCAAATGGAAATTCGTTGGATGTGCGCACCAGTCAATATTCAACCTTTTCGGCAGATCGCTTGCCCATTGGTTATGGCACGGTAATCGGCATGTTGGGTCGCTTTAATGGTAGCTGGCAGCTGATGATGCGCACGCTTGCTGATGTGCGAAATTTTGACGGGCGGCAGCCAGATACGGGAACACCAGTTGATCCGACAACGGCAGTTATTTTCGAAGAAACTTTCGGGACGGGCGAATATCCGTCGGCAACAGGCCGACGATTAACGCTTTCACCGATTTCGATATGCGTGCTCCCGTGGTTTACGCAGATGCCACTGGTATCGCCGATATCCGCAGCCTGGCAAGCGTACAAAGCGGCGCGCACGTGTGGCTTCCGGCCAATCGCAGCTCGGGCTTGCGGATATCGGGCATCAATACGGCAAATCGCACGAATCTGGTATTAA
- a CDS encoding carboxypeptidase-like regulatory domain-containing protein: MKQRLLTFFFIMLVTCCNLKAQETEGFVLRGRVVEEGTEAPIANVTLTLEQNNQSVTTDEAGRFYFQNLQRGEDRLLLKSAQIQSKEIIVKIDGDTDLGDIVVVGLEANRELNNALVGMISEELVEDDFESAVQGVSPTLILSNDPYLSLAAFQLFPFRFRVRGYDNTRQRTYINGVLFNDQQRGVFNFAAIGALNDVTRSGTVINNNLTGDFSFGALGGAENINMRAANYARGGKVTASYTNRGAYYARLMATYATGLLDNGWAFAGSVGSRYADEGALPGTSYRNLSYFFAAEKQWNNGEHSLSLATFGSPVVRGMQGGTFQEIADLVDDNLYSPNWGYQNGQMRNSRMVDAFDPTAILSHIWRIDESTNLTTGLGFHYARYGNSALNWFNAADPRPDYYRYIPSYHSNSPDDLALYTALWEARDPAVTQVDWDAMYRANMLNVFYGNGRASYMQQERRSDLYETSLNSTLNKQWSNNSKLTAGIGARHTRSHQFNTVKDLLGASYVLDVDRFAENDFRGNEDIIQNDLQNPNRQVVEGDRFEYDYDTYINSANLWLVNEHTGSLLDFYYGTRLTYTGFQRNGYMQNGRFPTESLGRGRKHDFVDYSFKAGMVYKINGRHFFSVNSNYMTEAPLPNDAYISPRFRDAAVAGLESGKVFASDLNYNYSSIKLAARVSLFQTNFYDQVERSTYFDDVQRTFINHALTDVNTVHRGAEIGFVYNINSSWAINAMGTWAENYYSSNPMGTIDAENGLFSNVQEMVYMKNYYVGGVPQTAGVFGVRYFHNYWFFNVFVNGFDRTYVQLAPIRRLQSNVAGLNPNDENDWLAYQQLTTQERFAGGYTLDLSVSKILYLRNRNALNFQLMANNILNNTNLRTGGFEQGRLGRFTSTTTWDFPPRYFYAQGANVFLNMSYRF; the protein is encoded by the coding sequence ATGAAACAAAGGCTACTGACCTTTTTCTTTATAATGCTAGTGACCTGTTGTAACCTGAAGGCACAAGAAACCGAAGGGTTTGTCCTCCGTGGCCGGGTGGTTGAGGAAGGGACGGAAGCGCCCATAGCCAATGTGACTTTAACATTGGAACAGAACAACCAATCGGTGACCACCGACGAGGCGGGGCGGTTTTACTTCCAAAATCTACAACGGGGCGAAGACCGACTACTGCTTAAATCAGCACAGATACAGTCGAAAGAAATTATCGTAAAAATTGATGGCGATACAGATTTAGGCGATATCGTTGTCGTGGGACTCGAAGCCAACAGGGAGCTCAATAATGCACTGGTAGGCATGATCTCTGAAGAACTGGTGGAGGACGATTTTGAGTCTGCGGTGCAGGGTGTCAGTCCGACATTGATCTTATCGAACGATCCTTATCTCAGTTTAGCTGCTTTTCAGCTTTTTCCGTTCAGGTTTCGTGTGCGGGGTTACGATAATACCCGACAGCGTACGTACATCAATGGTGTACTTTTTAACGATCAGCAGCGCGGTGTTTTTAATTTTGCTGCAATTGGAGCACTTAACGATGTCACGCGGTCTGGTACGGTGATCAATAATAATTTAACAGGTGATTTTTCTTTTGGCGCGCTTGGCGGGGCCGAAAATATAAATATGCGTGCGGCAAATTATGCTCGCGGTGGCAAAGTCACGGCGTCGTATACCAATAGAGGTGCTTATTATGCGCGCCTAATGGCAACTTATGCTACCGGCCTGCTGGATAACGGATGGGCTTTTGCCGGTTCTGTAGGGAGCCGCTATGCCGATGAAGGTGCACTTCCAGGCACGTCGTATCGCAATTTGTCGTACTTTTTTGCCGCCGAAAAACAGTGGAACAACGGCGAGCACAGCCTTTCGTTAGCCACATTCGGTTCGCCGGTCGTCCGCGGAATGCAAGGCGGTACCTTTCAGGAAATAGCCGATTTGGTTGACGATAATCTCTATAGTCCGAACTGGGGTTATCAGAATGGACAAATGCGAAACTCACGCATGGTCGATGCTTTCGATCCCACAGCTATCTTATCGCACATCTGGCGGATTGATGAAAGTACCAACCTTACCACCGGTCTAGGATTTCATTACGCACGTTACGGAAATTCGGCACTCAACTGGTTTAATGCAGCCGATCCACGGCCAGATTATTACCGATATATTCCATCCTATCATAGCAATAGTCCAGATGATTTAGCGCTGTACACCGCTTTATGGGAGGCCCGTGATCCGGCTGTAACGCAGGTGGATTGGGATGCCATGTATCGGGCAAATATGCTGAATGTATTTTACGGAAATGGTCGGGCATCATATATGCAGCAAGAAAGACGAAGCGATTTATACGAGACAAGCCTGAATTCCACATTAAACAAGCAGTGGAGCAACAACAGCAAGCTCACCGCAGGCATTGGTGCACGCCATACGCGTTCGCACCAGTTTAACACGGTCAAAGATTTGCTGGGCGCCAGTTATGTGCTGGATGTAGACCGTTTTGCCGAGAATGACTTCCGCGGAAACGAGGACATTATCCAAAACGATTTGCAAAATCCTAACCGACAAGTTGTGGAGGGGGATCGTTTTGAATATGATTACGATACCTACATCAACTCCGCCAATCTTTGGTTGGTCAATGAGCATACGGGATCCCTATTGGATTTCTATTACGGCACACGACTGACGTATACCGGATTTCAACGTAATGGCTACATGCAAAACGGACGTTTTCCAACCGAGTCGCTAGGGCGGGGCCGCAAACATGATTTTGTAGATTACAGTTTCAAAGCCGGTATGGTGTATAAGATTAATGGTCGTCATTTCTTTTCAGTAAATAGCAATTACATGACCGAAGCGCCACTGCCCAATGACGCGTATATCTCTCCGCGTTTTCGTGATGCTGCGGTGGCAGGATTAGAAAGCGGTAAAGTTTTCGCTTCTGACCTGAATTATAATTATTCATCCATCAAGCTGGCGGCAAGGGTGTCGTTGTTTCAAACAAATTTTTACGATCAGGTCGAGCGCTCTACCTATTTTGATGACGTACAGCGTACGTTTATCAACCATGCGCTTACTGATGTGAATACGGTGCACCGCGGCGCCGAAATAGGTTTTGTATACAACATCAATAGCAGTTGGGCCATCAATGCGATGGGTACCTGGGCTGAAAACTATTACAGTAGCAATCCCATGGGGACGATTGATGCCGAGAACGGTTTGTTTAGCAATGTGCAGGAGATGGTGTACATGAAAAATTATTACGTGGGCGGTGTTCCGCAAACGGCTGGTGTGTTCGGTGTGCGTTATTTTCACAACTATTGGTTCTTCAATGTTTTCGTAAATGGTTTCGACCGTACGTACGTCCAGTTGGCCCCAATCAGAAGATTACAATCCAACGTAGCCGGCCTAAACCCCAATGACGAAAACGACTGGCTGGCCTATCAGCAGCTCACCACGCAGGAAAGATTTGCCGGTGGGTATACGTTAGATCTATCCGTGTCGAAAATTTTATACTTACGAAATCGGAACGCCTTGAATTTCCAACTAATGGCTAATAATATACTCAACAATACAAATCTGCGAACGGGCGGGTTCGAACAAGGGCGCCTCGGACGGTTCACGTCAACTACGACCTGGGATTTTCCTCCCCGTTACTTCTATGCACAAGGCGCAAATGTCTTCTTAAATATGAGTTATCGCTTTTAA
- a CDS encoding fimbrillin family protein yields the protein MKRMNVMMLIALLMTLGITSCKKDNPNVEGEQGEVQFTSSIIGQLQGRMTGSAFEVEDAIGVFMHPAGSTLSNATATNRRYIFGSSGTFTAQNAEERIFYPEQGEVDFTAYYPYQDGATARYAINVANQSNLGDIDLLYARIAGVNGAASTVPSLPFRHELSKVIFNISGQNINLNGLAVRFNNINTTANFDLATGQISGNGGAANVSARVNANGTLAEAILLPGEMGGQSVTFTLGDATYTWTMPAGAVYAPATRYTYAITLVGSEEGLTEVTLGQSTITDWTEGAGTSQTLTADEGGNGGTEPVGPGTETLLYEETFGATATVTTALIGNYTGYTAAGFLNGTITYSNVGAETGFGDIRSTSSINPNLWLPANRQVTFQGAGIDAANATNLRLEFDIAANNANNGNTQNANNDIITVNFNGTNYRLSPVTFTANNAYSPVSIQLSTAGTASSTLQFVSTYDATAATGNTVGVRVDNVRLYGTR from the coding sequence ATGAAGAGAATGAATGTAATGATGCTGATTGCGCTCCTAATGACGCTAGGCATTACGTCTTGTAAAAAAGACAACCCGAATGTTGAAGGTGAACAAGGTGAGGTACAATTCACTTCCTCCATCATCGGACAGTTGCAAGGCCGGATGACCGGCAGTGCTTTTGAAGTAGAGGATGCTATCGGGGTATTTATGCATCCTGCCGGATCGACGCTTTCGAATGCTACGGCCACAAACAGACGGTATATTTTTGGTTCTTCCGGAACGTTCACGGCACAGAATGCCGAGGAGCGCATCTTTTATCCGGAGCAAGGTGAAGTTGATTTTACCGCCTACTATCCTTATCAGGATGGGGCTACGGCGAGATACGCCATCAATGTGGCTAATCAAAGTAATCTCGGGGACATCGATTTACTGTATGCGCGCATAGCGGGTGTAAACGGGGCCGCATCAACGGTGCCGAGCTTGCCGTTCCGTCATGAGCTGTCAAAAGTGATTTTCAATATTAGCGGACAAAACATTAACCTCAATGGCCTGGCTGTGCGTTTCAATAACATCAATACGACAGCGAATTTTGACTTGGCTACAGGACAAATCAGCGGAAATGGCGGAGCAGCAAATGTGTCTGCGCGTGTGAATGCAAATGGCACACTTGCCGAAGCTATTTTATTACCTGGCGAAATGGGTGGACAGTCGGTAACGTTTACCTTGGGCGATGCGACCTACACCTGGACAATGCCTGCTGGAGCAGTCTATGCGCCAGCTACGCGTTATACTTATGCTATTACATTGGTTGGTAGTGAAGAAGGATTAACGGAAGTAACATTAGGACAATCAACGATCACCGATTGGACAGAAGGTGCTGGCACTTCACAAACGTTAACAGCAGACGAAGGTGGCAATGGCGGTACAGAGCCAGTTGGTCCAGGAACTGAAACATTGCTTTATGAAGAGACATTCGGTGCTACAGCAACGGTCACGACAGCCTTGATCGGTAACTACACGGGATATACCGCAGCAGGTTTCCTTAACGGAACGATTACGTATAGTAACGTAGGTGCTGAAACGGGCTTTGGTGATATCCGCTCGACATCCTCAATTAATCCAAATCTTTGGTTACCAGCTAACCGTCAGGTTACTTTCCAGGGAGCCGGTATTGACGCCGCAAATGCCACCAATCTTAGACTGGAGTTTGATATTGCGGCGAATAATGCAAACAATGGTAATACGCAAAATGCAAACAACGATATTATCACGGTTAATTTTAACGGCACCAACTATCGGCTTTCGCCAGTGACATTTACAGCAAACAATGCTTATTCTCCGGTCAGTATTCAGCTATCAACAGCAGGGACGGCGAGCAGTACCTTGCAATTTGTATCAACGTATGATGCTACGGCCGCAACGGGTAATACAGTTGGTGTGCGTGTTGATAACGTGCGTTTGTACGGAACACGATAA
- a CDS encoding DNA/RNA non-specific endonuclease has protein sequence MKFRRRLCVYALCLIGILSSCRKETDGTASLDELQFQTVVSTTASQEDGQRLSQTQSVGLFMTRSGQNLQADHVLQGVDNKRFITDASGIFRSENLSVQYPANAGTAFDIIAYAPFRRQLDNYRYIIDLNDQSQQESLDFMVADNLMGITRGEPLPRLVFQRQLAKIQINVNTASGESATGLRVALQGMRTEGVFDFGQKTLSSSSNSIRDIQAKVTPLSANQALIETTIFPVTTTNGQRFVFTLQNGVSYTWTLPVDSTYHRAARYVYNITLQDGDGSIAPVAPPRIYFETPELTHDGQRTLYITHMMPENNAIRNYSMLYDTQYKMAYWVAYPMHASYLGTSGRTDAWAYDPLIGTTNQPTLLSGFGLPNVDRGHQIASADRTSSVRANATTFYYSNMTPQQARLNQGLWANLENRVRGWINRTDTLYVVTGAMATSSSDPAVQYVSDNTGVQVAVPKYYYKALAARQGNNYETIAFKVDNVQPVNNDFIQHRITVEELERETGFRFFPTIPNSAKQTINMAFWQ, from the coding sequence ATGAAATTTAGACGGCGTTTGTGCGTTTATGCGCTTTGTTTGATTGGTATCCTTTCTTCCTGTCGCAAAGAAACGGATGGAACCGCATCGCTTGACGAACTTCAATTTCAGACAGTCGTTTCAACCACGGCGTCTCAGGAGGATGGACAGCGCCTTTCTCAAACGCAAAGTGTCGGGCTGTTTATGACGAGGAGCGGCCAGAATTTACAGGCAGACCATGTACTGCAAGGAGTAGACAACAAGCGCTTTATTACCGATGCGTCCGGTATTTTTCGGTCTGAAAACCTTTCAGTACAGTATCCCGCTAACGCCGGAACTGCTTTTGATATTATCGCCTATGCACCATTCCGTCGCCAACTAGATAACTACCGATACATCATAGATCTTAACGACCAAAGCCAACAGGAAAGTCTGGATTTTATGGTCGCGGATAATTTAATGGGGATCACGCGCGGCGAACCACTGCCGCGACTGGTTTTTCAACGGCAGCTGGCTAAAATACAGATCAATGTAAACACTGCATCAGGCGAATCGGCTACGGGACTTCGTGTCGCATTACAGGGTATGCGTACAGAAGGCGTTTTCGATTTTGGGCAAAAAACGTTATCATCTTCCAGCAATTCGATCCGCGATATACAAGCCAAAGTAACGCCACTTTCCGCAAATCAAGCTTTGATTGAAACAACCATTTTTCCGGTCACTACCACCAATGGACAGCGTTTTGTGTTTACGCTGCAAAATGGTGTATCCTATACCTGGACCTTGCCAGTAGATAGCACTTATCATCGCGCCGCACGATATGTTTACAACATTACGCTACAGGACGGAGACGGCAGCATAGCGCCCGTAGCGCCGCCGCGTATTTATTTTGAAACGCCCGAACTCACGCACGATGGGCAACGTACGCTATATATTACGCATATGATGCCCGAGAATAATGCCATACGTAATTATTCCATGCTTTACGATACGCAATATAAAATGGCTTATTGGGTAGCGTATCCCATGCATGCTTCTTATCTCGGGACTTCCGGTCGTACGGATGCCTGGGCATATGATCCGCTGATCGGAACAACGAACCAGCCCACTTTACTTTCGGGTTTCGGACTTCCGAATGTCGATCGTGGACATCAGATAGCCAGTGCAGACCGAACATCCAGCGTACGAGCCAACGCGACCACTTTTTACTACTCCAATATGACGCCGCAACAGGCGCGGCTAAATCAAGGTTTGTGGGCGAATTTGGAAAACCGGGTGCGTGGCTGGATTAACCGAACGGATACATTATACGTGGTAACCGGAGCGATGGCCACGAGCAGCAGTGATCCGGCGGTACAATACGTAAGCGATAATACAGGTGTACAGGTGGCTGTGCCGAAGTATTACTATAAAGCACTCGCCGCCCGACAGGGAAACAATTATGAAACGATCGCTTTTAAAGTGGATAATGTGCAGCCGGTCAACAACGATTTTATCCAGCATCGGATCACCGTAGAAGAGCTGGAACGGGAGACGGGTTTTCGCTTTTTTCCAACGATACCAAACAGTGCTAAACAGACTATAAACATGGCTTTTTGGCAATAA
- a CDS encoding KTSC domain-containing protein, translating to MKKIADYRKLLDLDSKADLSALKSRYRQIMKECHPDKFVNDEAGLLAAEEKSKEMIEAYHFLVSICPETIENQLPTYKNTIETSNIADFDWKGHILTITFLDGSKYEYFNVPRNEYIKLVNADSPARFAKRHIYPKYLYRNVLKTN from the coding sequence ATGAAAAAAATAGCAGACTACAGAAAACTTTTGGATTTAGATAGCAAAGCCGATCTCAGCGCATTGAAATCGCGCTATCGGCAGATAATGAAAGAATGCCATCCCGATAAGTTTGTCAATGATGAAGCAGGATTGTTGGCTGCTGAAGAGAAGAGCAAGGAAATGATCGAAGCTTATCATTTTTTGGTTAGTATCTGCCCGGAAACAATAGAGAACCAGCTACCAACGTATAAAAACACGATAGAAACGTCTAATATTGCCGATTTTGATTGGAAAGGACATATCCTGACGATCACTTTTCTGGACGGAAGCAAGTATGAATATTTCAACGTACCGCGCAATGAATACATCAAATTGGTCAACGCCGATTCACCTGCCCGATTTGCCAAGCGCCACATCTACCCAAAATATCTCTACAGAAATGTGCTAAAAACAAACTAG